In Oncorhynchus kisutch isolate 150728-3 linkage group LG7, Okis_V2, whole genome shotgun sequence, one DNA window encodes the following:
- the LOC116374604 gene encoding proline-rich protein HaeIII subfamily 1-like, with protein MSEPNLNPSPPQGPNQDPSPPQSPKLDPSPPQSPNLDPSPPQSPNLDASPPQSPNLDPSPPQSPNMDPSPPQSPNLNPSPPQSPNLNPSPPQGPNLDPSPPQSPNLDPSPPQSPNMDPSPPQSPNMDPSPPQSPNMDPSPPQSPNLNPSPPQSPNLDPSPPQGPNLDPSPPQSPNLDPSPPKGPNQDPIQDPSPPQGPNLDPSPPHCPNLDPSPPQGPNLDPSPPQGPNLDPSPPQGPNQDPSPPQGPNQDPSPPQGPNQDPSPPQGPNQDPSPPQGPNQDPSPPQGPNQDPSPPQGPNQDPSPPQSPNLDPSPPQGPNQDPSPPQGPNQDPNQDPSPPQSPNLDPSPPQSPNLDHSPPQGPNLDHSPPQGPNLDHSPPQSHNLNPLFVNNVIVNAV; from the exons ATGAGTG AGCCCAACCTGAACCCTTCCCCTCCACAGGGCCCCAACCAGGACCCTTCCCCACCACAGAGCCCCAAACTGGACCCTTCCCCTCCACAGAGCCCCAACCTGGACCCTTCCCCTCCACAGAGCCCCAACCTGGACGCTTCCCCTCCACAGAGCCCCAACCTGGACCCTTCCCCTCCACAGAGCCCCAACATGGACCCTTCCCCTCCACAGAGCCCCAACCTGAACCCTTCCCCTCCACAGAGCCCCAACCTGAACCCTTCCCCTCCACAGGGCCCCAACCTGGACCCTTCCCCTCCACAGAGCCCCAACCTGGACCCTTCCCCTCCACAGAGCCCCAACATGGACCCTTCCCCTCCACAGAGCCCCAACATGGACCCTTCCCCTCCACAGAGCCCCAACATGGACCCTTCCCCTCCACAGAGCCCCAACCTGAACCCTTCCCCTCCACAGAGCCCCAACCTGGACCCTTCCCCTCCACAGGGCCCCAACCTGGACCCTTCCCCTCCACAGAGCCCCAACCTGGACCCTTCCCCTCCAAAGGGCCCCAACCAGGACCCTATCCAGGACCCTTCCCCTCCACAGGGCCCCAACCTGGACCCTTCCCCTCCACATTGCCCCAACCTGGACCCTTCCCCTCCACAGGGCCCCAACCTGGACCCTTCCCCTCCACAGGGGCCCAACCTGGACCCTTCCCCTCCACAGGGGCCCAACCAGGACCCTTCCCCTCCACAGGGGCCCAACCAGGACCCTTCCCCTCCACAGGGGCCCAACCAGGACCCTTCCCCTCCACAGGGGCCCAACCAGGACCCTTCCCCTCCACAGGGGCCCAACCAGGACCCTTCCCCTCCACAGGGCCCCAACCAGGACCCTTCCCCTCCACAGGGCCCCAACCAGGACCCTTCCCCTCCACAGAGCCCCAACCTGGACCCTTCCCCTCCACAGGGCCCCAACCAGGACCCTTCCCCTCCACAGGGCCCCAACCAGGACCCTAACCAGGACCCTTCCCCTCCACAGAGCCCCAACCTGGACCCTTCCCCTCCACAGAGCCCCAACCTGGACCATTCCCCTCCACAGGGCCCCAACCTGGACCATTCCCCTCCACAGGGCCCCAACCTGGACCATTCCCCTCCACAGAGCCACAACTTGAACCCCTTGTTTGTAAACAACGTAATTGTAAATGCTGTGTAG